The window GGCCACCCAGACGGTCAGGCCGATGCTGACGAGCAGATAGATGACGTAGGCGATGACCGTGCGGTCCATGCCCCCCACCCCTTCTTTTGAACGCGTTCAAAATGCTGGCGTGAGAGACTCTAGACCTGTTTTTGAACGCGTTCAACACCCTCGGCGCAGAGGGGTTCCGACTACGGCCTGCGGCCCAGCTCGGGCCGCTTGCCGTAGTCGGTGAAGCCGAGGACGTTGCCCCAGGGGTCGGCGATCTCGACGGTCCAGCCGGTCGCCACGGCGAAGGGCTCGTCGAGCAGGTCGATCCCGGCCCTCATGAGGGCGCGCGCCGCCGTCCGCGCGTCCGGCACCTCCAGCCACACCCGCGGCGAGGGCCACGGCGGCGGACGGTGCCCGAACTCCTCCTCGCGCAGCAGGATCCCCGGTGTCTCGCCCCCGGCCTTCAGCAGTGCGATGCCGGCCTCCTGGAGGTGGAACGCCACCGCGAACCCGGCCCGCTCGTAGAACCCCACGGCCTCGCTCAGATCCCCGACGGGCAGCAGCACGTTGTCGAACCCGAGCAGCTCGTACGACTCGTCATCTGACATGCCATCAGATTAGGTGGGTGATCCGCCGGGACCGGGAGGCCGAGCGCGATGCGGGCGCCGGGTCACTCGTTCGGGCCGGAGGGCCGGAGGGCCGGAGGATCGGAAGGTCGGAGTGCCGGACGGCCGGACGCCGGCGGCACCCCCGATGTTTCGCTTCGGCCGGTCTTCCTGCAATATGACCGTCAGTTCGCAGGCAGTCGATGAGTGGAGCCACCGTGTCCGAGCAGCCGCAGCAGCCCAACCAGGCCCCGGGATACGGATATCCCAACCAGCAGCCCGGCGCCTACCCGCCGCCCCCCGGCGCGTACCCGCCGCCCCCCGGTGGCTACCCGCCCCCCGGCGCGTACCCCCCGCCTCCGGGCGGCTACGCGCCCCCCGGTGGCTACCCGCCGCCCCCGGGGATGCAGTACGACCCCAACGCCCCCTACGGCTACGACCCCTACGGCCGCCCCTACTCCGACAAGTCGAAGATCGTCGCCGGTGTCCTCCAGCTCAGCCTGGGCACCCTCGGCATCGGCCGCTTCTACATGGGCCACGTCGGGATCGGCATCGCCCAGCTCCTCACCTGCGGCGGCTTCGGCATCTGGTCCCTGATCGACGGCATCATGCTGCTGACGGGCAACGACAACACCGACGCCGACGGCCGGATCCTGCGTGGCTGACACGGTGCCCGGCGCGGTGCGCGGCCGGCTGCTTCGGCATCCGGCCGCGGCTCCGCTCGCGGTGCTCTGCGCCGGGGTGACGGGCGCCGCGTACCTCTACGTCACCGACCCGCACCAGCCCGGTCACCTGCTGCCCCAGTGCCCCTTCCGGTACGTCACCGGGCTGCTCTGCCCCGCCTGCGGCGGCACGCGCATGGTGTACGACCTGATGCACGGCCGCTTCACCCAGGCCTGGCTGGACAACAGGATGCTGCTGCTCGCCGCACCGTTCGCGCTCGCGATGCTCGGCACCTGGGCCCTGGAGGGGCTGCGCGGGCGCCGCTGGCACCCCCGGCTCAGCACCCGGACGCAGGCGGCGGTGCTGCTGGTGGCGGTGGCGTGGACCGTGGTCCGCAACATCGTCTAGAGCCGTTCCGGACTCAAATGCTTCCAAGATGGCCGCATTTGATCACGGAACGGGAACTTTCCTTCGAACCCCCTCCCGTGCCGCCCTACAGGATCTTTATGCTCCCAGGGCGCAGGGGGGACGGCCGCATCCGGCCGACGCGCGTCGACGCTCACGCAGTCGCGCACGGATGCCGGGTGACCGGGCAGTCGGGCTCCCTGGCACCGGAGATTCCCACTCCGGTCGTTGTCACCACTCCCCAGGAGCACCAGCCATGACTGTCCCCACCCCTGACGCCCCCTACGGCTACGACCCGCAGGGCCGCCCGTACTCCGACAAGTCGAAGATCGTCGCCGGCATCCTCCAGCTGTTCCTCGGAGGCCTGGGCATCGGCCGCTTCTACGTCGGCTCCGTGGGTGTGGGCATCGCCCAGCTGCTGACCTGCGGCGGTCTGGGCTTCTGGGCCCTGATCGACGCCATCCTCTTCTTCACGAGCAACGACCGCACGGACTCGCAGGGTCGCGTCCTGCGCGGCTGACCGTCCGCGCATCCGGCGACGACGCCGGGCACAGCACGCCGAGGGCCCCGTTCCGGACGGAACGGGGCCCTCGGCGTCGCGTGCGAAGGAAGGTCAGAAGCGGCGCGTGATCAGCGCCCGCTTCACCTCCGCGATCGCCTTCGTCACCTCGATGCCACGCGGGCAGGCGTCGGTGCAGTTGAAGGTGGTGCGGCAGCGCCAGACGCCGTCCTTGTCGTTGAGGATCTCCAGGCGCTGCTCACCGGCCTCGTCACGGCTGTCGAAGATGAACCGGTGGGCGTTGACGATGGCCGCCGGGCCGAAGTACTGGCCGTCGTTCCAGAAGACCGGGCAGGACGAGGTGCAGGCCGCGCACAGGATGCACTTCGTCGTGTCGTCGAAGCGGGCCCGGTCCTCCGCGGACTGCAGGCGCTCCCGCGTCGGCTCGTTGGTCTCCTTGGTGACCAGGAACGGCATGACGTCCCGGTACGCCTGGAAGAACGGCTCCATGTCCACGACCAGGTCCTTCAGGACCGTGAGGCCCTTGATGGGCTCGACCGTGATCGGCTTCTCGGGGTTGATGTCCTTGATCAGCGTCTTGCAGGCCAGACGGTTCTTGCCGTTGATCCGCATGGCGTCCGAGCCGCAGATGCCGTGCGCGCAGGACCGACGGAAGGTCAGCGTGCCGTCGAGTTCCCACTTGATCTTGTGCAGACCGTCGAGGACGCGCTCCTTGGGGTCGATCTCCAGCTGGAAGTCTTCCCAGGTCGCCTCGGCCGAGACCTCCGGGTTGAACCGGCGGACGCGGAAAGTGACGGTGATGTAGGGGGAGGCGGCGGACTCCGCCTCCACCTTGTCCAGAACGGGGGTTGCCATCAGTACTTACGCTCCATCGGCTGGTAGCGGGTCTGGACGACCGGCTTGTAGTCGAGACGGACGGTTTCGGACCCGTCGGCGCCGACCTCGCGGTACGCCATGGTGTGGCGCATGAAGTTGACGTCGTCGCGGTTGGGGTAGTCCTCGCGGTAGTGACCACCGCGGGACTCCTTGCGGGCCAGGGCGGAGACCGCCATGACCTCGGCCAGGTCCAGCAGGTTGCCCAGCTCGACGGCCTCCAGGAGGTCCGTGTTGAACCGCTTGCCCTTGTCCTGGATCGCCACGTTCCTGTAGCGCTCCCGGAGCTCGGCGATCTTCTCGACCGCCGTCTTGATCGTCTGCTCGGTGCGGAACACCATGACGTTGGCGTCCATGGTCTCCTGCAGCTCCCGGCGGATGTTCGCCACCCGCTCGGTGCCGGTGGAGGTCCGCAGCCGCTCGATCTGCTCGACCACGAGGGACTCGGGGTCCTCCGGCAGCTCCACGAAGTCGGCCTTCTCGGCGTACTCCGCGGCGGCGATGCCGGCCCGCTTGCCGAACACGTTGATGTCCAGCAGCGAGTTGGTGCCCAGGCGGTTGGCGCCGTGCACGGACACGCAGGCGACCTCGCCGGCCGCGTACAGGCCCGGCACGACCGTGCTGTTGTCCGAGAGCACCTCGCCCTGGACGTTGGTCGGGATGCCGCCCATGGCGTAGTGCGCGGTCGGCTGGATCGGGATCGGGTCGGTGTACGGCTCGATGCCCAGGTAGGTCCGCGCGAACTCGGTGATGTCCGGCAGCTTGGCGTCGAGCTGCTCCGGCGGCAGGTGGGTCAGGTCCAGGTAGACGTGGTCGCCCTCGGGACCGCAGCCGCGGCCCTCGCGGATCTCCGTGTAGATGGAGCGGGAGACGACGTCGCGGGAGGCGAGGTCCTTCATGACCGGCGCGTACTTCTCCATGAAGCGCTCGCCGTCCTTGTTGCGCAGGATGCCGCCCTCACCGCGGGCGCCCTCCGTGAGCAGGATGCCCATGCGCCAGATGCCGGTCGGGTGGAACTGGAAGAACTCCATGTCCTCCAGCGGCAGCCCGCGCCGGTAGACGGCGGCCTGGCCGTCGCCGGTCAGGGTGTGCGCGTTCGACGTCACCTTGAAGAACTTGCCGGTGCCGCCGGAGGCGTAGATCACGGACTTCGCCTGGAAGACGTGGATCTCGCCGGTCGCCAGCTCGTAGGCCACCACGCCGGCCGACTTCTTGACGCCGTCGACCTCGGTGAGCAGCTGGTCCAGGACGTAGAACTCGTTGAAGAACTCCACGCCCTCCTTGACGCAGTTCTGGTACAGCGTCTGGAGGATCATGTGGCCGGTGCGGTCGGCCGCGTAGCAGGAGCGGCGGACCGGGGCCTCGCCGTGGTTGCGGGAGTGCCCGCCGAAGCGCCGCTGGTCGATCGTCCCGTTGGGCGTCCGGTTGAACGGCAGGCCCATCTTCTCCAGGTCGAGGACGGAGTCGATGGCCTCCTTCGCCAGGATCTCGGCGGCGTCCTGGTCGACCAGGTAGTCACCGCCCTTGACCGTGTCGAAGGTGTGCCACTCCCAGTTGTCCTCCTCCACGTTCGCCAGCGCGGCGGCCATGCCGCCCTGCGCGGCGCCCGTGTGGGAGCGGGTCGGGTAGAGCTTGGTCAGGACCGCGGTGCGGCTGCGCTTGGTCGCCTCGATGGCGGCCCGCATACCGGCGCCACCGGCGCCGACGATGACGGTGTCGTACTTGTGGATCTTCATCAGGAAAATACCTCGGTCCCGGGGCCTAGCGGATGTTCGGGTCGAAGGTGAAGATCACCAGCGTGCCCAGCAGGATGGTCCACACCGTGGCGGTGTACAGCAGACCCTTCAGCCACAGGCGCGTGTTCGCGCGCTCCGCGTAGTCGTTGATGACCGTGCGCAGGCCGTTGCAGCCGTGCAGCATCGCCAGCCACAGCATGAGCAGGTCCCAGACCTGCCACCAGGGGGAGGCCCAGCGGCCCGCCACGAAGGCGAAGCCGATCTTGGAGACGCCGCCGTCCAGGACGAGCTGGATCAGCAGGTGGCCGATGACGAGGACGACCAGGACGATGCCGGACAGCCGCATGAACAGCCAGCCGTACATCTCGAAGTTGCCGCGGGTCGACTTCGGGGTCTTCCGGGTGCGCTGACGCGGGGCCTCGATGAGGGGGGCGGGGTTGTCCACGCCGTAGACGGAGCCGCCCTCGACCGGGCCGATGCCGGAAGCGGTGGTTTCAGTGGACATGTGCGTCAGCTCCCGAATACTGCACGAGCGGCGTGGCCGAGGACGGGGTAGATCGCCCCGATCATGAGCAGGACCCAGACGCCGACCACGGTCCACAGCATCTGCTTCTGGTACCGGGCGCCCTTGGCCCAGAAGTCGACGGCGATGACACGCAGGCCGTTGAGAGCGTGGAAGAGGATGGCGGCGACCAGCCCGTATTCGAGCAGGGCGACGATCGGCGTCTTGTAGGTGGCCACGACCTTGTCGTAGGCCTCGGGAGACACACGCACGAGTGCGGTGTCCAGCACATGGACGAACAGGAAGAAGAAGATGAGGACGCCGGTGACTCGGTGAGCCACCCAGGACCACATTCCTTCCCGGCCGCGGTACAGCGTTCCAGCCGGCACGGAAGAACCCTCCGGGAGCGGGGATTAGGGCCGCGCCGGCTTCACTGTCGGTCGGGCCCGGCCGGGTACGGTCCACCGGCCCCCAGTATCGTACCGAGGCGCTGACGGGGGCCTTACGGGGGGTCCGCCCGTGTGATCGAACTCGCTCTCAAAGGTGCACGGACGGCTCAGTGGCGGCGCCCAGCAGGCCCCGCAGCCGCCCGTGCGCGAGCCCCCGCAGCTCCTCGCGGGCGACGACGCGCTCGTCCTCCGGATCGTTGGTCAGCCGTGACCGGATCGCCGGCAGGACCCGGTCCAGGGCCTCGTCCGGGGCGATGCCGTCCAGGCAGATGACGAAGGTGTGGCCGAATCTCGCCTCATAGGCGGCGTAGGCGGCGCTCAGGGCCGTGGAGGCGGCCGCGTACGTGTGGGCGGGCAGCTTGGGCAGGGGTTCTTCCGCCAGCGCCCCGGCCAGCTCCTCGGGGCCCAGGTCGTACGTCGCCTCGTCCGCCGCGGCCAGCAGGGACGGCAGGTCCGGATACGGGCGGTGGACGGCGACGCGGTGGGCCCAGCGGGGGCTGTGCAGGCAGGTCAGGAGGGTCCTGTGGGCCTCGGCGGCGGGGGCGGTGTTGAAGCGCTCCAGGGTCTGCGCGGGCAGCGTGGGTCCTAGGTCTGCTTGGGAGGTCGGCAGGGTGTCGGCGGAGACGCCGGCGGGGGAAATCCGTGAGAGATGTGCCGTACGTTATCGGGTGTGCTCATGACGTGTTCGACGGGTGACTGAATTTCACTCGGACGGGAGAGTTTGAGAACGTGCGGTGGACACGTGCGGTGGTCATGGGCCGTTAGGTTGGCCGCGTGAGCAAGCACAGGCGCCGGGCTCCGGCACGCAA of the Streptomyces sp. NBC_01788 genome contains:
- a CDS encoding 2-oxo-4-hydroxy-4-carboxy-5-ureidoimidazoline decarboxylase → MSPAGVSADTLPTSQADLGPTLPAQTLERFNTAPAAEAHRTLLTCLHSPRWAHRVAVHRPYPDLPSLLAAADEATYDLGPEELAGALAEEPLPKLPAHTYAAASTALSAAYAAYEARFGHTFVICLDGIAPDEALDRVLPAIRSRLTNDPEDERVVAREELRGLAHGRLRGLLGAATEPSVHL
- a CDS encoding succinate dehydrogenase hydrophobic membrane anchor subunit; its protein translation is MSTETTASGIGPVEGGSVYGVDNPAPLIEAPRQRTRKTPKSTRGNFEMYGWLFMRLSGIVLVVLVIGHLLIQLVLDGGVSKIGFAFVAGRWASPWWQVWDLLMLWLAMLHGCNGLRTVINDYAERANTRLWLKGLLYTATVWTILLGTLVIFTFDPNIR
- a CDS encoding VOC family protein, encoding MSDDESYELLGFDNVLLPVGDLSEAVGFYERAGFAVAFHLQEAGIALLKAGGETPGILLREEEFGHRPPPWPSPRVWLEVPDARTAARALMRAGIDLLDEPFAVATGWTVEIADPWGNVLGFTDYGKRPELGRRP
- a CDS encoding TM2 domain-containing protein → MTVPTPDAPYGYDPQGRPYSDKSKIVAGILQLFLGGLGIGRFYVGSVGVGIAQLLTCGGLGFWALIDAILFFTSNDRTDSQGRVLRG
- a CDS encoding succinate dehydrogenase iron-sulfur subunit; the protein is MATPVLDKVEAESAASPYITVTFRVRRFNPEVSAEATWEDFQLEIDPKERVLDGLHKIKWELDGTLTFRRSCAHGICGSDAMRINGKNRLACKTLIKDINPEKPITVEPIKGLTVLKDLVVDMEPFFQAYRDVMPFLVTKETNEPTRERLQSAEDRARFDDTTKCILCAACTSSCPVFWNDGQYFGPAAIVNAHRFIFDSRDEAGEQRLEILNDKDGVWRCRTTFNCTDACPRGIEVTKAIAEVKRALITRRF
- the sdhC gene encoding succinate dehydrogenase, cytochrome b556 subunit, coding for MPAGTLYRGREGMWSWVAHRVTGVLIFFFLFVHVLDTALVRVSPEAYDKVVATYKTPIVALLEYGLVAAILFHALNGLRVIAVDFWAKGARYQKQMLWTVVGVWVLLMIGAIYPVLGHAARAVFGS
- a CDS encoding DUF2752 domain-containing protein yields the protein MADTVPGAVRGRLLRHPAAAPLAVLCAGVTGAAYLYVTDPHQPGHLLPQCPFRYVTGLLCPACGGTRMVYDLMHGRFTQAWLDNRMLLLAAPFALAMLGTWALEGLRGRRWHPRLSTRTQAAVLLVAVAWTVVRNIV
- a CDS encoding TM2 domain-containing protein, whose protein sequence is MSEQPQQPNQAPGYGYPNQQPGAYPPPPGAYPPPPGGYPPPGAYPPPPGGYAPPGGYPPPPGMQYDPNAPYGYDPYGRPYSDKSKIVAGVLQLSLGTLGIGRFYMGHVGIGIAQLLTCGGFGIWSLIDGIMLLTGNDNTDADGRILRG
- the sdhA gene encoding succinate dehydrogenase flavoprotein subunit, which produces MKIHKYDTVIVGAGGAGMRAAIEATKRSRTAVLTKLYPTRSHTGAAQGGMAAALANVEEDNWEWHTFDTVKGGDYLVDQDAAEILAKEAIDSVLDLEKMGLPFNRTPNGTIDQRRFGGHSRNHGEAPVRRSCYAADRTGHMILQTLYQNCVKEGVEFFNEFYVLDQLLTEVDGVKKSAGVVAYELATGEIHVFQAKSVIYASGGTGKFFKVTSNAHTLTGDGQAAVYRRGLPLEDMEFFQFHPTGIWRMGILLTEGARGEGGILRNKDGERFMEKYAPVMKDLASRDVVSRSIYTEIREGRGCGPEGDHVYLDLTHLPPEQLDAKLPDITEFARTYLGIEPYTDPIPIQPTAHYAMGGIPTNVQGEVLSDNSTVVPGLYAAGEVACVSVHGANRLGTNSLLDINVFGKRAGIAAAEYAEKADFVELPEDPESLVVEQIERLRTSTGTERVANIRRELQETMDANVMVFRTEQTIKTAVEKIAELRERYRNVAIQDKGKRFNTDLLEAVELGNLLDLAEVMAVSALARKESRGGHYREDYPNRDDVNFMRHTMAYREVGADGSETVRLDYKPVVQTRYQPMERKY